In one Thermosipho ferrireducens genomic region, the following are encoded:
- a CDS encoding tetratricopeptide repeat protein: MIQRFFIILLTVILGATILAFDLTKVEKEFFKARSQQNVQLMEKVISEIESQISSKKDSYLLTILAEAYMEYGLWGVDDSKKEETFQKALDIAKEAIELDKSNGRAYYVAGATIGRLAQYKGIVQSLFMLGDFDDYIEKAIKLLNDNFYKGLALIAMGMRYRDVPWPLNSYKKSEKYLKQALEILPNYPNIHLELGILYNKWKKYDLAKIELETVLNSPPHPAFVAKHEEAKAEAEKILKELK, encoded by the coding sequence ATGATTCAAAGGTTTTTTATAATTCTTTTAACAGTTATCTTGGGTGCAACGATTCTGGCTTTTGATTTAACAAAAGTAGAAAAAGAATTTTTTAAAGCTCGTTCTCAACAAAATGTCCAACTTATGGAAAAAGTAATATCAGAAATTGAAAGTCAAATCAGTTCAAAAAAAGATAGCTATTTGCTAACAATTCTTGCTGAAGCTTATATGGAATACGGACTCTGGGGAGTAGATGATTCAAAAAAGGAAGAAACTTTTCAAAAAGCACTTGATATTGCAAAAGAGGCTATAGAACTTGACAAAAGTAACGGTAGAGCATATTACGTTGCAGGCGCAACTATAGGAAGACTTGCCCAGTATAAAGGAATTGTCCAGAGTCTCTTCATGCTGGGAGATTTTGATGACTACATAGAAAAAGCAATAAAACTTTTAAACGATAATTTTTATAAAGGTCTTGCACTAATTGCCATGGGAATGAGATACCGAGACGTACCATGGCCGTTGAACAGCTACAAAAAATCAGAAAAATATTTAAAACAAGCGTTAGAAATTTTACCAAATTATCCAAATATTCATCTGGAACTTGGAATATTGTACAATAAATGGAAAAAATATGACCTTGCAAAAATTGAACTTGAAACTGTTTTAAATAGTCCACCACATCCAGCCTTTGTTGCAAAACACGAAGAAGCAAAAGCGGAAGCAGAGAAGATTTTAAAAGAATTGAAATGA
- a CDS encoding PhoH family protein, whose translation MIVEIFGQYDNRARYLKKRFGVDITISENNIIIRGDNENTVETVESIIKEMISITLDGHLLDWSEFEYLIEEKEPESNEPVLSNVVTKTIARGRIKPKTQGQKKYIEAIENNDVVFAIGPAGTGKTYLASAMAVDYLRTGKVNRIILTRPAVEAGEKLGFLPGDLAEKVDPYLRPLYDALMDMIPMEKFISYRERNIIEIAPLAYMRGRTLNNAFIILDEAQNTTYEQMKMFLTRLGFNSKAVVTGDITQIDIKENSGLVMSQKILQGIEGIKFVYLTDADVVRHPLVKKIIRAYENYEKRSKDQE comes from the coding sequence ATGATCGTAGAAATTTTCGGACAGTATGACAATAGAGCAAGATACTTAAAAAAACGATTTGGCGTAGATATAACAATAAGTGAAAATAATATTATCATAAGAGGCGATAACGAAAACACTGTGGAAACTGTGGAAAGTATTATAAAAGAAATGATAAGCATAACATTGGATGGTCATCTTTTAGATTGGAGTGAATTTGAATATTTAATAGAAGAAAAAGAACCTGAAAGCAATGAACCTGTTTTAAGCAACGTAGTAACCAAAACTATTGCAAGAGGCAGAATAAAACCTAAAACTCAGGGACAAAAAAAATACATAGAAGCCATAGAAAACAATGATGTAGTATTTGCAATAGGTCCTGCTGGCACAGGAAAAACTTATCTGGCATCTGCTATGGCAGTAGATTATCTTAGAACAGGTAAAGTTAACAGAATAATACTCACACGACCAGCAGTAGAAGCAGGTGAAAAACTTGGATTTCTCCCAGGAGATCTTGCAGAAAAAGTTGATCCATACCTACGACCTCTATACGATGCTCTCATGGATATGATTCCCATGGAAAAATTCATTTCATACAGAGAACGTAACATAATAGAAATCGCACCGCTTGCGTATATGAGAGGAAGGACTTTAAATAATGCGTTTATAATCCTTGATGAAGCCCAAAATACAACTTACGAGCAGATGAAAATGTTCCTGACAAGACTTGGTTTTAATTCCAAAGCTGTTGTAACAGGTGATATTACGCAAATTGATATCAAAGAAAATTCCGGGCTCGTAATGTCTCAAAAAATCCTGCAGGGTATTGAAGGGATAAAATTTGTTTATTTAACAGATGCAGATGTAGTACGACATCCGCTGGTAAAGAAAATTATAAGAGCATACGAAAATTATGAAAAAAGGAGTAAAGATCAAGAGTGA
- a CDS encoding HDIG domain-containing metalloprotein has product MKKINELLKKFDYEGIIVSLIAVLLLNLYDFRIDSFINEYLILIFIWYVIVGIVFKSVYHFHLAKVFRYTFHILFLFGIIITYPVIDKFGFTLSPFLISPLLLTLLMSYEVGITAGVIQALLFSIHRHDPYLFIYLVPQILLMNYIVRNINRRIEIARSAFFTGILGLVTLIVQLNIRFYYINYIDYIAALINPFVSTVFIFGFLPYIEYSTRIYSNIGLSELGNINHPLLKQLSIQAPGTYYHSIMVANLAEAAAESIGANSTFVRVASYFHDIGKMKRPYFFTENIPSGDENPHDNISPYLSHIILEDHIKSGIELVRKYRLPLRIEFIIPQHHGNRVQKYFYYKAQKIDFKVSEDAFRYPGPKPQFKEAGIIMLADSVEAAIKSLKSANYQKIKEMVENIVSGIYNERQLDESGLTLKDLEIIIEEFIKVIVNITRTRIEYPKEQVQKVVQINDIPGE; this is encoded by the coding sequence GTGAAAAAAATAAACGAACTTCTAAAAAAATTCGATTATGAAGGAATAATTGTTTCCTTAATTGCCGTTTTGCTTCTTAATTTGTATGATTTCAGAATAGACTCTTTTATAAATGAATATTTAATTTTAATATTTATATGGTACGTCATTGTTGGAATAGTTTTTAAATCGGTATATCACTTTCACCTTGCAAAAGTTTTTAGGTATACATTTCACATCCTTTTTCTTTTCGGAATTATAATCACATATCCTGTGATAGACAAGTTTGGGTTCACACTTTCACCATTTTTAATCTCACCACTTCTATTAACACTACTTATGTCATACGAAGTGGGAATAACAGCAGGAGTCATTCAGGCACTTTTATTTTCTATTCACAGGCACGATCCATATCTTTTTATATATCTGGTCCCACAAATTTTACTTATGAACTATATTGTTCGAAATATAAACAGAAGGATAGAAATAGCTCGTTCCGCTTTCTTTACAGGCATCCTGGGATTGGTTACCCTTATAGTACAATTAAACATACGGTTCTACTACATAAACTATATTGATTATATTGCCGCATTGATAAATCCTTTTGTTTCCACAGTCTTCATATTCGGTTTTCTTCCATACATTGAATACTCTACAAGAATATATTCCAACATAGGACTCTCAGAACTTGGCAATATTAATCATCCACTCCTCAAGCAACTTTCTATACAGGCTCCTGGAACTTATTATCACAGTATAATGGTTGCAAACTTAGCAGAGGCCGCCGCTGAAAGTATCGGGGCAAATTCAACATTTGTGCGTGTTGCCTCCTATTTTCACGATATTGGAAAAATGAAAAGGCCTTACTTTTTCACAGAAAATATTCCGTCAGGTGATGAGAACCCACATGATAATATAAGCCCTTATCTAAGTCACATAATACTTGAAGATCATATAAAGTCCGGTATTGAATTAGTACGAAAATATAGATTGCCTTTGAGAATAGAATTTATTATTCCTCAACATCATGGCAACAGAGTTCAAAAATATTTTTATTACAAAGCGCAGAAAATAGACTTCAAAGTTTCAGAAGATGCCTTCAGATATCCAGGACCCAAACCTCAATTTAAAGAAGCTGGCATAATAATGCTCGCCGATAGTGTGGAAGCAGCAATAAAAAGTTTGAAAAGTGCAAATTATCAAAAAATAAAAGAAATGGTAGAAAACATAGTCTCGGGAATATATAATGAACGTCAACTTGATGAGTCTGGTTTAACACTAAAAGATTTAGAAATCATTATCGAAGAATTCATAAAAGTGATAGTCAACATTACAAGAACACGTATTGAATATCCAAAAGAACAGGTTCAAAAGGTGGTGCAAATAAATGATATACCTGGAGAGTAA
- the ybeY gene encoding rRNA maturation RNase YbeY yields the protein MIYLESKENIESALLKAMENVLKEELGKDVNVNLITVDKNTIAQLNKQYRDIQSPTDVLTFVYGEEDVYAEVYICTDVIKENSVTYNNSFKKELLTVLIHAALHISGYDHEYDTSKEKEMFQKQSEYLKKFESLL from the coding sequence ATGATATACCTGGAGAGTAAAGAAAATATAGAAAGCGCTCTTTTAAAAGCTATGGAAAATGTATTGAAAGAAGAATTGGGAAAAGATGTAAACGTTAACCTTATAACTGTTGATAAAAATACAATAGCTCAACTAAACAAACAATACAGAGACATACAATCCCCCACAGACGTACTCACCTTTGTATACGGCGAAGAAGATGTCTACGCCGAAGTTTACATATGCACAGATGTAATTAAAGAAAATTCCGTTACTTACAACAATAGCTTTAAAAAAGAACTTCTTACAGTATTAATCCACGCTGCCCTTCATATCTCAGGATACGATCATGAATATGATACATCAAAAGAAAAGGAAATGTTCCAAAAGCAAAGTGAATATCTAAAAAAATTTGAAAGTTTATTATAA
- a CDS encoding nucleotide sugar dehydrogenase: MGKKLYEKILSKSAVIGVMGLGYVGLPLAVEKARAGYKVIGFDIQQKRVDMINQGKNYIGDVNDNELKEFVEKGLLTATTDFDELKNCDVISICVPTPLDKFKQPDLSYIIKTSRDISKRLRSQQLIILESTTYPGTTEEVVLPILSESNLKVGKDFYLAFSPERVDPGNVRYKTRNTPKVVGGVTPECTKHARALYENVIDAPVFPVSSPRAAEMSKILENTFRLVNIALVQEMTKVAEKMGVSIWEVIDAASTKPFGFMPFYPGPGIGGHCIPIDPFYLAYKAREFDLHMMLVEIAGEISDDMPYYVVQRLSDILNDFKKPINGSKILILGVAYKGNIDDLRESPALKVIEILEKKKAEIYYFDPFVSEFSHNGKHYKSSKLTESFLKKIDGVVITTAHTIGVDYEKILNHVPFIFDTKNVLKNVKTREKIILL, from the coding sequence ATGGGCAAAAAGCTATACGAAAAAATATTAAGTAAATCGGCGGTTATTGGCGTTATGGGATTAGGATATGTTGGACTTCCTCTTGCTGTTGAAAAGGCAAGAGCCGGGTACAAAGTTATAGGTTTTGATATTCAGCAAAAACGAGTTGATATGATAAACCAGGGAAAAAACTATATTGGTGATGTAAATGATAACGAATTAAAAGAATTTGTAGAAAAAGGATTACTTACTGCTACAACCGATTTTGATGAATTAAAAAACTGCGATGTAATAAGTATTTGTGTTCCTACACCTCTTGATAAATTTAAACAACCTGATCTTTCTTATATAATAAAAACTTCCAGAGACATCTCCAAAAGACTGCGTTCACAGCAGCTTATAATACTTGAAAGTACAACCTATCCAGGTACAACTGAAGAGGTTGTGCTTCCCATCCTTTCTGAAAGTAATTTGAAAGTGGGAAAAGACTTTTATCTTGCCTTCAGTCCAGAAAGAGTCGATCCAGGAAATGTTAGATACAAAACAAGGAACACTCCAAAAGTTGTTGGAGGAGTTACTCCTGAATGTACAAAGCATGCAAGAGCTTTGTACGAAAATGTAATAGATGCACCTGTTTTTCCTGTGTCTTCTCCAAGGGCTGCTGAAATGTCAAAGATACTGGAAAATACTTTCAGGCTTGTTAACATAGCGTTAGTTCAGGAAATGACAAAAGTTGCGGAAAAAATGGGAGTTAGCATATGGGAAGTAATAGATGCTGCCTCCACAAAACCATTTGGATTTATGCCCTTTTACCCGGGGCCTGGAATTGGAGGACATTGTATTCCAATAGATCCTTTTTACTTAGCGTACAAAGCAAGAGAATTTGACCTTCACATGATGCTCGTAGAAATAGCCGGCGAAATTTCCGATGACATGCCCTATTATGTTGTTCAAAGACTTTCTGACATCCTAAACGATTTCAAAAAGCCCATAAACGGCTCAAAAATACTTATATTGGGTGTGGCATACAAGGGTAATATAGATGATCTTAGAGAAAGTCCAGCGTTGAAAGTTATAGAAATTCTTGAAAAGAAAAAAGCTGAAATATATTATTTTGATCCATTTGTTTCCGAATTTTCTCACAACGGAAAACACTACAAAAGTTCAAAATTAACGGAAAGTTTCCTGAAAAAAATAGACGGAGTTGTCATAACCACTGCCCACACAATAGGAGTAGACTATGAAAAAATATTAAATCATGTCCCATTTATTTTTGATACAAAAAATGTTCTAAAAAACGTTAAAACTCGCGAAAAAATAATACTCCTCTAA
- a CDS encoding glucosaminidase domain-containing protein: MKKLLLFSTFLLVAFFIVDIYFVGSSFIISTDVLKAQIIPDVVEVEFESWKDLKNYFDEIGYYSYKNPPNIIVKRLPEDLSAAPIAVRKEIFVKVMVPIIRKVNSEILQERQNLFLALEKGQSDYINYLMKKYKAKNVKDLLLKVDVIPEDLALAQAALESAWGTSRFAIEANNIFGEWTFTPGTGLVPKERPENATYEIRIFPDLISSMESYAMNLNSLPYYETFRLIRAGKKKGHPADGLVKYSELGTEYVELVKLIINNLP; this comes from the coding sequence ATGAAAAAGCTTTTGTTATTTAGTACTTTTTTATTGGTGGCGTTTTTTATAGTAGATATTTATTTTGTGGGAAGTTCTTTTATAATTTCAACTGATGTTTTGAAAGCTCAGATTATTCCAGATGTTGTGGAAGTTGAATTTGAATCATGGAAGGATTTAAAAAACTACTTTGATGAAATAGGTTATTATTCTTATAAGAACCCACCAAATATTATAGTTAAAAGGCTTCCTGAGGATTTGTCTGCTGCTCCAATCGCTGTTAGAAAAGAAATATTTGTAAAGGTAATGGTTCCCATAATAAGAAAGGTCAATTCTGAAATTTTGCAGGAACGTCAAAATTTGTTTTTGGCTCTGGAAAAAGGACAGAGTGATTATATAAACTACCTTATGAAAAAATATAAGGCAAAGAATGTGAAAGATTTGCTTTTGAAAGTGGATGTAATTCCCGAAGATTTAGCGTTAGCTCAAGCAGCGCTTGAGTCAGCGTGGGGAACAAGCCGTTTTGCTATTGAGGCAAATAATATTTTTGGTGAATGGACTTTTACCCCGGGTACTGGATTGGTACCTAAGGAGAGGCCTGAAAATGCAACTTATGAAATAAGAATTTTTCCTGACCTGATTTCGTCTATGGAAAGTTATGCTATGAACTTAAATAGTTTGCCTTATTATGAAACCTTTAGATTAATCCGTGCTGGAAAGAAGAAAGGCCATCCGGCAGATGGCCTTGTAAAATATTCTGAGCTTGGAACAGAATATGTAGAACTTGTAAAATTGATTATAAACAATTTGCCGTGA
- a CDS encoding peroxiredoxin, translated as MLRIGDTAPDFELYNTKLEKVKLSNFRGKKVVLIFYPGAFTNVCEKELCTFRDILAKMNNLNAIVLGISADSPFANKAFAEKNRIEFDLLSDFCGVVSKKYGGVHENFAGIPYYTASKRAVFVIDEGGKIMYSWVTENPAIEPHYDEIKALL; from the coding sequence ATGTTGAGGATAGGGGATACTGCCCCAGATTTTGAGCTTTACAATACAAAGCTTGAGAAAGTGAAGTTATCAAATTTTAGGGGGAAAAAGGTAGTTTTGATATTCTACCCTGGAGCTTTTACAAATGTTTGTGAAAAAGAGCTTTGTACTTTCAGGGATATACTTGCTAAAATGAATAATCTAAATGCAATTGTTTTGGGAATTAGCGCAGATTCACCATTTGCCAATAAGGCATTTGCCGAAAAGAACAGGATAGAGTTTGATTTACTTTCCGACTTTTGTGGAGTAGTGTCCAAAAAATATGGGGGAGTTCATGAAAATTTTGCAGGAATTCCATATTACACTGCTTCAAAAAGAGCGGTGTTTGTAATTGATGAAGGTGGAAAAATAATGTATTCCTGGGTTACCGAAAATCCTGCCATAGAACCCCATTATGATGAAATAAAAGCACTTTTGTAA